The following coding sequences are from one Coffea arabica cultivar ET-39 chromosome 11e, Coffea Arabica ET-39 HiFi, whole genome shotgun sequence window:
- the LOC113723653 gene encoding uncharacterized protein, translating into MLYHCNLLSLASKFRNLELRYIRRTRNTFADALATLSLMIQHPDELVIEPIQIQLEDRPAHFLVMEKVSDVCPWYNDIKKFMKTGSYSLDANSVAKSFLRRMSSRFFLNGEVLYKKISDLGLLRYINEEETDYMMNKVHSGVCGPHMNGHLLGKKIMRTRYFWLTKEHDCVNFVRKCVKCQMHGDVIRAPPTELHSMTAPWPYSCDGPTSP; encoded by the coding sequence ATGCTGTATCATTGTAACTTGCTTAGTTTGGCCAGCAAATTCAGGAATTTGGAACTCAGATATATTCGCCGCACTCGTAACACCTTTGCTGATGCTTTAGCCACTCTGTCTTTGATGATCCAACATCCAGATGAGCTGGTGATTGAACCTATACAAATTCAACTTGAGGATAGGCCAGCGCATTTTCTGGTTATGGAAAAGGTCTCTGATGTTTGCCCCTGGTATAATGATAttaagaaattcatgaaaacgGGATCCTACTCTCTTGATGCTAATTCTGTTGCAAAAAGTTTCTTACGCAGAATGTCATCAAGATTCTTCTTGAATGGAGAAGTACTATACAAGAAAATATCTGATTTGGGCCTTCTGAGATACATCAATGAAGAGGAAACCGATTATATGATGAATAAAGTGCATAGTGGGGTTTGTGGGCCACACATGAATGGGCATCTACTGGgtaagaaaatcatgagaacgaGGTATTTTTGGCTTACCAAAGAGCATGACTGTGTAAATTTTGTTAGAAAGTGTGTCAAGTGTCAAATGCATGGTGATGTTATACGTGCTCCTCCTACAGAATTGCATAGTATGACTGCTCCGTGGCCATAttcatgtgacggccccacttctccctaa